One genomic window of Neisseria sp. oral taxon 014 str. F0314 includes the following:
- a CDS encoding glycosyltransferase family 4 protein, with the protein MRVAYICADPGIPVFGTKGASVHVQEVVKAMLSRGLDVTLFAQRLGGDVPEALKNVPIRKLETLPKDSVEIRARAALAANAKVEAMLEAEGPFDMVYERYSLWSSAGMDFAKKHGCAGILEVNAPLIEEQKKHRELPLEDEAQRIAESVFAAADAMIAVSPGVKQYLETFEKARGRVHVVANGVALDRFAPAAEKNARRLQTPTPSSEVTVGFLGTLKPWHGLATLVEAWALLRQRGQDVRLLIVGDGPEHESLHNRIDALGLLEHVEFTGAVQPENVPEWLGRMDIAVAPYPNMEHFYFSPLKIYEYMAAGIPVVTTKVGHLESVVEHNRNGMLVEAENPEKMADCIASLIKQPAELRRLGTSARQTAEQEHSWLAAVDRILRIAADTGRLKKTV; encoded by the coding sequence ATGCGAGTTGCTTATATCTGTGCCGACCCGGGCATTCCGGTATTCGGTACCAAAGGGGCTTCCGTCCATGTACAGGAAGTGGTTAAAGCAATGCTGTCCAGAGGCTTGGACGTTACCCTGTTCGCCCAACGGTTGGGCGGGGACGTACCCGAAGCATTGAAAAATGTTCCAATCCGGAAATTGGAAACCTTACCGAAAGACTCGGTGGAAATCCGTGCTCGCGCCGCTTTGGCTGCCAATGCCAAAGTCGAAGCCATGCTGGAAGCGGAAGGACCGTTCGATATGGTTTACGAACGTTACTCCCTATGGAGCAGCGCCGGTATGGATTTTGCGAAAAAACACGGTTGCGCAGGGATATTGGAAGTAAATGCGCCCTTGATTGAAGAACAGAAAAAACACCGCGAATTACCGCTTGAAGACGAAGCGCAACGAATAGCAGAGTCTGTTTTTGCCGCTGCGGACGCCATGATTGCCGTTTCCCCCGGAGTGAAACAATACCTTGAAACATTTGAAAAAGCCCGAGGCCGCGTACATGTTGTAGCCAACGGCGTGGCATTGGATCGCTTTGCCCCTGCTGCGGAAAAAAATGCCCGAAGGCTGCAAACCCCCACGCCTTCTTCGGAAGTTACCGTAGGCTTTTTGGGCACATTAAAGCCGTGGCACGGTTTGGCGACACTGGTCGAGGCATGGGCCTTATTGCGGCAGCGCGGGCAGGATGTACGCCTGCTGATAGTCGGAGACGGCCCCGAACACGAATCGCTGCACAACAGAATCGATGCTTTAGGCTTGCTGGAACATGTGGAATTTACCGGTGCGGTACAGCCCGAAAATGTCCCCGAATGGCTCGGACGAATGGATATCGCCGTCGCCCCTTATCCGAATATGGAACATTTCTATTTCTCACCGCTGAAAATCTACGAGTACATGGCGGCGGGCATTCCCGTCGTCACCACGAAAGTGGGCCATCTGGAAAGCGTGGTGGAGCACAACCGGAACGGTATGCTGGTGGAAGCCGAAAATCCCGAAAAAATGGCGGACTGTATCGCCTCGCTCATCAAACAACCGGCAGAACTTCGGCGCTTGGGCACTTCCGCCCGCCAAACCGCCGAACAAGAACACAGTTGGCTCGCCGCAGTAGACCGCATTCTTAGAATTGCTGCCGATACAGGCCGTCTGAAAAAAACGGTATAG
- a CDS encoding nucleobase:cation symporter-2 family protein — protein sequence MTGVAGKKADSPDLVYGLEDKPPFGNALLSAITHLLAIFVPMITPALIVGGALELPVEMTAYLVSMAMVASGVGTYLQVNRFGPVGSGMLSIQSVNFSFVTVMIALGAGMKEGGLTKDAMISMLLGVSFVGAFLVCFSAWLLPYLKKVITPTVSGVVVMLIGLSLVHVGITDFGGGFGAKANGTFGSMENLGLASLVLLIVLIFNCMKNPLLRMSGIAVGLIVGYIVALFLGKVDFSALQNLPLVTLPVPFKYGFAFDWHAFIVAGAIFLLSVFEAVGDLTATAMVSDQPIEGEEYTKRLRGGVLADGLVSVIATALGSLPLTTFAQNNGVIQMTGVASRHVGKYIAVILVLLGLFPVVGRAFTTIPSPVLGGAMVLMFGLIAIAGVRILVSHGIRRREAVIAATSVGLGLGVAFEPEVFKNLPVLFQNSISAGGITAVVLNLLLPEDKSDKVVKVDTDGLEH from the coding sequence ATGACCGGTGTGGCAGGGAAAAAGGCGGATTCGCCTGATTTAGTGTACGGTTTGGAAGACAAACCGCCATTCGGAAATGCCTTATTAAGCGCGATAACGCATCTTCTGGCGATTTTTGTGCCGATGATTACGCCCGCGCTGATTGTGGGCGGCGCGCTGGAACTGCCGGTGGAAATGACGGCGTATCTCGTGTCGATGGCGATGGTTGCGTCGGGTGTCGGCACTTATTTGCAGGTCAACCGCTTCGGGCCGGTCGGTTCGGGGATGCTGTCTATCCAGTCGGTAAATTTCTCGTTCGTTACTGTCATGATTGCGCTCGGCGCGGGGATGAAAGAGGGCGGCTTGACTAAGGATGCGATGATTTCGATGCTGTTGGGCGTATCGTTTGTCGGCGCGTTTTTGGTGTGCTTCTCGGCATGGCTTCTGCCGTATTTGAAAAAAGTGATTACGCCGACGGTCAGCGGCGTGGTCGTGATGCTGATTGGCTTGAGTTTGGTACACGTCGGTATTACCGATTTCGGCGGCGGCTTCGGCGCGAAGGCGAACGGCACGTTCGGCTCGATGGAAAACTTGGGGCTGGCGTCGCTGGTGTTGCTGATTGTGTTGATATTCAACTGCATGAAAAATCCGCTGCTGCGCATGAGCGGCATCGCGGTCGGGCTGATTGTCGGCTACATCGTCGCGCTGTTTTTGGGTAAGGTGGATTTTTCCGCACTGCAAAACCTGCCGCTGGTTACGCTGCCCGTACCGTTTAAATATGGTTTTGCTTTCGACTGGCACGCATTTATTGTGGCAGGCGCGATTTTCCTGTTGAGCGTGTTTGAGGCGGTCGGCGATTTGACTGCGACGGCAATGGTGTCCGACCAGCCGATTGAAGGCGAGGAATACACCAAACGTCTGCGTGGCGGTGTGTTGGCGGATGGTTTGGTATCGGTGATTGCGACGGCTTTGGGTTCGCTGCCGTTGACGACCTTCGCGCAAAACAACGGCGTGATTCAGATGACCGGCGTGGCTTCGCGTCATGTGGGCAAATACATTGCCGTGATTTTGGTGTTGCTGGGTTTGTTTCCTGTTGTCGGACGCGCATTTACGACGATTCCGAGTCCGGTGTTGGGCGGTGCGATGGTCTTGATGTTCGGCTTGATTGCGATTGCGGGCGTGCGGATTTTGGTCAGTCACGGCATACGCAGGCGCGAGGCGGTGATTGCGGCAACGTCGGTCGGTTTGGGCTTGGGCGTGGCGTTTGAGCCGGAAGTGTTTAAAAACCTGCCTGTCTTGTTCCAAAACTCCATTTCCGCCGGCGGCATTACGGCGGTGGTGTTGAACTTGCTGCTGCCGGAAGATAAATCCGATAAGGTGGTGAAAGTGGATACCGATGGTTTGGAGCATTGA
- a CDS encoding nucleotide sugar dehydrogenase, which produces MKITVVGAGYVGLSNAVLFAQRHEVKLLDISPEKTNLINRKISPIQDAEISEYLATKPLNLHATTHADEVYADAEYIIIATPTDYDPETNYFDTSSVESVLETALANNDRAYLIIKSTIPVGFTVKMREKFNTDRIIFSPEFLRESKALHDNLYPSRIVVGDTNPAAERFAEALRDCSLVPDAPIILTNPTEAESIKLFSNTYLALRVAFFNELDSFAAAFNLDSRHIIDGVSADPRIGTHYNNPSFGYGGYCLPKDTKQLLANYETVPQNLIGAIVESNSTRKDFITKDVLAKKPSVVGVYRLTMKSGSDNFRSSSIQGVMKRIKEQGVPVIVYEPKYKEDEFFGSAVIKDLAEFKQRADIILANRRNDDLSDVGDKVYTRDLKGNDF; this is translated from the coding sequence ATGAAAATTACCGTAGTAGGCGCCGGATATGTCGGCCTTTCCAATGCCGTGCTGTTCGCGCAACGACACGAAGTCAAGCTGTTGGACATCAGCCCGGAAAAAACAAACCTGATAAACCGGAAAATTTCGCCGATTCAAGATGCCGAAATCAGCGAATATCTGGCCACCAAACCGTTGAATCTGCATGCGACGACCCACGCGGACGAAGTATACGCCGACGCAGAATACATCATCATCGCCACCCCGACCGATTATGATCCGGAAACCAACTATTTCGACACCAGTTCGGTGGAATCGGTGTTGGAAACCGCATTGGCGAACAACGACCGTGCCTACCTGATCATCAAATCCACCATTCCGGTAGGATTTACCGTCAAAATGCGCGAAAAATTCAATACCGACCGCATCATCTTTTCGCCTGAATTTCTCCGCGAAAGCAAAGCGTTACATGACAACCTTTATCCCTCGCGCATTGTAGTCGGCGATACCAATCCGGCGGCGGAACGATTCGCCGAAGCCCTGCGCGATTGCAGCCTGGTACCCGACGCACCGATTATTCTGACCAACCCGACCGAAGCCGAATCCATCAAACTCTTTTCAAACACCTATCTGGCGTTGCGCGTAGCGTTCTTTAACGAGCTGGATTCCTTTGCCGCGGCTTTCAATTTGGACTCCCGCCACATCATCGACGGCGTATCGGCAGACCCGCGCATCGGCACGCATTACAACAACCCGTCGTTCGGTTACGGCGGCTACTGCCTGCCCAAAGACACCAAACAGCTATTGGCAAACTACGAAACCGTACCGCAAAACCTCATCGGTGCCATCGTCGAATCCAACAGCACCCGCAAAGACTTCATCACCAAAGACGTGCTGGCGAAAAAACCGTCCGTAGTCGGCGTATACCGCCTGACCATGAAATCCGGTTCGGACAATTTCCGCAGCTCAAGCATCCAGGGCGTGATGAAACGCATCAAGGAGCAAGGCGTCCCCGTCATCGTTTACGAACCGAAATATAAAGAAGACGAATTCTTCGGTTCCGCCGTCATCAAAGATTTGGCGGAATTTAAGCAACGGGCGGACATCATTCTGGCAAACCGGCGGAACGACGATTTATCGGATGTCGGAGACAAAGTTTATACGAGGGATTTGAAAGGAAACGATTTCTGA
- a CDS encoding glycosyltransferase, with protein MNNNPTSATRPLYIGYILKRYPRFSETFVVNEILAHEREGMKIDIFALGPVEDTHFQDGISRVRAPVTRLEHKHYKPETVWLLIQTAFERLPNFAEKLARAKCAVYELTQSISVALEIQNRGIQHLHAHFGTQAATVARLAADFAGITYTFTAHAKDIYFRYAEPTRLDMKMRDAFATVTVSDYNLAYLQQQYGKDAEKAVRIYNGMDLSKFPYNEFTSRERHILAVGRLVPKKGFSVLLEALSLLKKQNIRMHCTLVGGGPLYEDLSARTEALDIADIVTMVGPMPQPDIIRLMKNSNMVVAPCVISDDGDRDGLPTVLLESMALGTPVISTQVAGIPELVIDGETGFCVPSENPQALAEAMARLLDDHDICRTFSRNGRALIEREYDEDRNAAKLRQIFNDAIDSRPAV; from the coding sequence ATGAATAACAACCCAACCTCGGCAACCCGACCTCTTTATATCGGATACATACTGAAACGCTATCCCCGTTTTTCCGAAACTTTTGTGGTTAATGAAATTTTGGCGCACGAACGCGAAGGGATGAAAATCGATATTTTTGCATTGGGGCCGGTGGAAGACACCCATTTCCAAGACGGAATTTCAAGGGTCCGCGCACCCGTAACGCGCTTGGAACACAAACATTACAAACCGGAGACCGTATGGCTGCTTATTCAGACGGCCTTTGAACGGCTGCCAAACTTTGCGGAAAAACTGGCACGGGCCAAATGTGCCGTATATGAATTGACGCAAAGCATTTCAGTGGCGCTGGAAATACAAAACCGCGGTATTCAGCACCTGCACGCCCATTTCGGCACGCAGGCGGCGACCGTGGCGCGTCTGGCGGCCGATTTTGCCGGCATCACTTACACCTTTACCGCCCATGCCAAGGATATTTACTTCCGATACGCAGAACCTACCCGTCTGGATATGAAAATGCGCGATGCCTTTGCCACGGTAACGGTATCCGACTACAACCTCGCCTATTTGCAGCAGCAATACGGCAAAGATGCGGAAAAGGCCGTACGCATCTACAACGGTATGGACTTGAGCAAATTCCCATACAACGAATTTACTTCCCGCGAACGCCATATTCTGGCGGTAGGCCGTTTGGTTCCGAAAAAGGGATTCAGCGTACTGCTCGAGGCGTTGTCGCTGCTGAAAAAACAAAATATCCGAATGCACTGCACATTGGTCGGCGGCGGCCCGTTGTATGAAGATTTGTCCGCCCGAACCGAAGCCTTGGATATTGCCGACATAGTAACGATGGTCGGCCCGATGCCGCAGCCGGACATCATCAGACTGATGAAAAACAGCAATATGGTTGTGGCACCGTGCGTTATCAGCGACGACGGCGACCGCGACGGCCTGCCGACCGTATTGCTGGAATCGATGGCTTTGGGTACTCCTGTGATTTCGACCCAGGTGGCCGGCATTCCCGAATTGGTCATAGACGGCGAAACGGGCTTTTGCGTGCCGTCTGAAAATCCGCAGGCGTTGGCCGAAGCGATGGCGCGCCTGTTGGACGACCATGATATTTGCCGGACATTCTCCCGCAACGGCCGCGCATTAATCGAACGCGAATATGACGAAGACCGCAACGCTGCGAAATTACGTCAGATTTTCAACGATGCAATCGACAGCCGTCCGGCAGTTTAA
- a CDS encoding ABC transporter ATP-binding protein: MKNYDWQAAARRFLNHIRPKRTDRPAMQQSNWWLVANRFRDYIRPERWLIAGSLLSLLTATFVRLLKPLPLAFAVDYILVEVVEHVDKIDGGKSPAVKNIKFDTSLFEISLQSIDKQYLLLGCGIAVVLIALLMAASNFLSTVGLSLAGSRILAKVRSDLFVHLLGLSMRFHSQAKNGDLTMRLVSDVAMLREAVVTALMPMLANIFVLSGMLIVMFYLDWRLTLFAIASLPFLWFTTNRSGRRIHEVSRAQRKKEGGLASKASEYIASIKTIQSLSLENETIRSFEGNNDQSRTQEVKSKRLAAGLERRVDLLVAVVTAVVLFKGANNVLGGQMSTGELIVFMSYLNNSFRPVREYAKYTARLSKALAAGERIIDLMDQQPDIKDRPSAKTLTDVRGEIHFDHVGFGYQDKDKNFVSVLKGMDFKINPGESVAIVGPSGSGKTTIANLMLRLYEPDSGIIRIDGRNIQEYTIASLRKQIAVVPQENLLFGVSIRDNIALGALHNAGELTHAEIIAAAKLANAHDFISVLPDGYNTVLSELGSSLSGGQRQRIAVARAAISHSSILLLDEPTVGLDRESESHVINALHNLMKNRTTIMITHDLAFAATADRIIFIEGGVVMEQGSHEELLALGQNYANWWKMQIS; this comes from the coding sequence ATGAAGAACTATGACTGGCAGGCTGCCGCCCGCCGTTTTCTAAACCACATCCGCCCGAAACGGACTGACCGCCCCGCCATGCAGCAAAGCAACTGGTGGCTGGTGGCAAACCGTTTTAGAGATTACATCCGGCCGGAACGCTGGCTTATCGCCGGTTCGCTGTTGTCCCTGCTGACCGCGACTTTCGTCCGTCTGCTCAAGCCGCTTCCGCTGGCTTTTGCCGTGGATTACATCCTGGTCGAAGTAGTGGAACACGTCGACAAAATAGACGGCGGGAAAAGTCCCGCGGTTAAAAACATCAAGTTTGACACCAGCCTGTTTGAAATCTCCCTTCAGTCTATTGACAAACAATATCTGCTGCTGGGTTGCGGAATAGCCGTCGTCCTGATTGCCCTCCTGATGGCGGCCAGTAACTTTTTAAGTACCGTAGGGCTGTCTCTGGCGGGCAGCCGCATTTTGGCCAAGGTACGCAGCGACTTGTTCGTGCACTTGCTCGGTCTGTCGATGAGATTTCATTCTCAGGCCAAAAACGGCGATTTGACCATGCGCTTGGTCAGCGATGTCGCCATGTTGCGCGAAGCGGTGGTAACGGCTCTGATGCCGATGCTGGCAAACATCTTTGTGCTGTCGGGCATGCTCATCGTCATGTTCTATCTAGACTGGCGGCTGACGCTTTTCGCTATTGCCTCACTGCCGTTCCTATGGTTCACGACCAACCGCTCCGGCAGGCGCATTCACGAAGTCAGCCGCGCCCAGCGCAAAAAAGAAGGCGGATTGGCCTCAAAAGCATCTGAATACATTGCTTCCATCAAAACCATCCAGTCTTTATCGTTGGAAAACGAAACCATCCGCAGTTTTGAAGGCAACAACGATCAGAGCCGCACGCAAGAAGTGAAATCCAAACGGCTTGCCGCAGGCTTGGAACGCCGCGTAGACCTATTGGTGGCAGTAGTTACGGCAGTGGTGTTGTTTAAAGGCGCGAATAATGTTTTGGGCGGACAGATGTCGACGGGCGAATTGATTGTGTTTATGTCTTACCTGAACAATTCGTTCCGACCGGTACGCGAGTATGCCAAATACACCGCCCGTCTATCGAAAGCATTGGCCGCCGGCGAACGCATTATCGACCTGATGGACCAGCAACCCGACATTAAAGACCGGCCCAGCGCCAAAACGCTGACTGATGTGCGTGGCGAAATCCATTTTGACCATGTGGGTTTCGGTTACCAAGACAAAGATAAAAACTTTGTATCCGTATTGAAAGGCATGGATTTCAAAATTAATCCCGGCGAGAGCGTAGCGATTGTCGGCCCTTCCGGTTCGGGCAAAACGACCATTGCCAACCTGATGCTGAGGCTGTACGAACCTGACAGCGGGATTATCCGCATCGACGGCCGCAATATCCAGGAATACACCATCGCCAGTCTGCGCAAACAAATCGCCGTCGTGCCGCAGGAAAACCTGCTGTTCGGCGTCAGCATCCGCGACAATATCGCGCTGGGCGCATTGCACAATGCCGGCGAATTAACCCACGCTGAAATTATTGCCGCCGCCAAACTGGCGAACGCCCACGATTTCATCAGCGTCCTGCCCGACGGTTACAACACCGTATTGAGCGAACTCGGCAGTTCACTTTCAGGCGGCCAGCGACAGCGTATCGCAGTGGCACGGGCGGCCATCAGCCACAGCTCGATTCTGCTGTTGGACGAACCGACCGTGGGTTTGGACCGCGAAAGCGAAAGCCATGTGATTAACGCCTTGCATAATTTAATGAAAAACCGTACGACCATCATGATTACCCATGATTTGGCGTTTGCAGCCACTGCCGACCGGATTATCTTCATCGAAGGAGGCGTAGTGATGGAACAGGGCAGCCACGAGGAACTGCTGGCCCTCGGTCAGAATTATGCAAACTGGTGGAAAATGCAGATAAGCTGA
- a CDS encoding phosphotransferase: MLTEADKKIISNDPALPGLAALLDTELLLAKLRAIPALCTVEKAEIEYLRYKPANSCACTVRIRLADGSSRYYYAKALTKERFKESWNKPSRQKLVQAGHPQAPLAVFDSHIMLLHPAHDRGIGHLKWLIDQAERRHLFKACSLPPLQDYDALEIDILRYKPERRLVARISKDRQPLAVIRCANPDEFTKMLMGNAFGVAQGGVHLLGADGANRTLATNWQKGRSLCPEEGEPPTADLVRQLARQVTRIHHAGYKHPIRYTIEDEAKSLKGVINTFKHILPEQTEWFVGLVERVEKGLASVPEHFALIHGDFSLDQVIRRENKLGETRLHILDWDRSAYGNPLMDLATFQARLELQVIEGILPRRRADEILDTFLNTYRKKSGTSLDGLYWFTASAMLRLGAEPFRKRDPRWEQCVLQLLQRIEEILAKTDDPYMPTAENDTCFSEDSPLITLLDVPKMQALLHDEKILPAHEHIQSAVLCRYKIRRRALVDYQTDTGHLIGKYRAKGLDERSYLIQQKLWESGFDTQAQTSVPETAGKLPALNTWFQYKVNGQNVGNILMPQNGRLAFLGQAVARAINALHRSRTAQELELPRWTQESELEILRDRLTKAQTTLPQWAKRIANVLGRCETLAQHLSETPFVTVHRDFYQDQILERYGRPGHIVLLDFDLLCQGHAALDAGNYIAHIQELALRLYGGIDALKAHEDAFLRQFLAGSETAKRKEVDIYTTLSLARHIYISTLFDNRKHTTETLLKMCESRLHSQTNKV; the protein is encoded by the coding sequence ATGTTAACAGAAGCAGATAAAAAAATTATTTCGAACGATCCCGCCCTTCCCGGGTTGGCCGCGTTGCTGGATACGGAATTGCTGTTGGCAAAGTTGCGGGCAATTCCTGCATTGTGCACGGTAGAAAAAGCGGAGATTGAATATTTGCGCTACAAACCGGCCAACAGTTGCGCCTGCACTGTGCGTATCAGGCTTGCGGACGGTTCAAGCCGGTATTACTACGCCAAGGCTTTGACCAAAGAGCGGTTCAAAGAATCTTGGAACAAGCCCTCCCGACAGAAACTGGTACAGGCGGGGCATCCGCAGGCTCCGTTGGCCGTTTTCGATTCGCATATCATGCTTCTGCATCCTGCGCACGACCGCGGAATAGGCCATCTGAAATGGCTGATTGACCAAGCGGAACGCAGGCATTTGTTCAAAGCCTGTTCGCTGCCGCCGTTACAAGATTACGACGCACTGGAAATCGATATTCTGCGCTACAAACCGGAACGCCGCTTGGTGGCAAGAATCAGCAAAGACCGGCAGCCTTTGGCGGTTATCCGTTGCGCCAATCCGGACGAATTCACCAAAATGCTGATGGGCAACGCATTCGGCGTCGCCCAAGGCGGCGTTCACCTGCTGGGAGCAGACGGCGCAAACCGCACCCTAGCCACCAACTGGCAGAAAGGCCGGAGCCTCTGTCCGGAAGAAGGAGAGCCGCCCACGGCCGACTTAGTCCGACAACTGGCCAGACAGGTTACGCGCATTCATCATGCCGGTTACAAACATCCGATTCGATACACGATCGAAGACGAAGCTAAATCATTAAAAGGTGTCATCAACACCTTCAAGCATATCTTGCCGGAACAAACGGAATGGTTTGTCGGTTTGGTCGAACGTGTCGAAAAAGGGCTGGCTTCCGTTCCCGAACATTTTGCACTTATCCACGGGGATTTTTCACTGGATCAGGTGATCCGGCGGGAAAACAAACTCGGCGAAACTAGGCTGCACATTCTGGATTGGGACCGTTCCGCCTACGGCAATCCGTTGATGGATTTAGCCACGTTCCAAGCCAGATTGGAACTGCAAGTAATCGAAGGCATACTGCCGCGCCGGCGGGCCGACGAAATATTGGACACTTTCCTCAATACTTACCGGAAAAAAAGCGGAACGAGCCTTGACGGACTTTACTGGTTTACCGCTTCCGCCATGCTGCGCTTAGGTGCCGAACCTTTCCGCAAGCGCGACCCGCGATGGGAACAATGCGTCCTGCAACTATTGCAGCGTATTGAGGAGATTTTGGCCAAAACCGACGACCCTTATATGCCGACGGCTGAAAACGATACCTGTTTTTCCGAAGACTCCCCCCTTATAACCCTGCTGGACGTCCCAAAAATGCAGGCGTTGCTGCACGACGAAAAAATTCTGCCCGCACATGAACACATACAGTCTGCCGTATTGTGCCGCTACAAAATACGGCGGCGCGCCCTAGTGGATTACCAAACCGATACAGGGCATTTAATCGGCAAATACCGCGCCAAAGGGCTGGATGAGCGTTCGTACCTCATACAGCAAAAACTGTGGGAATCAGGTTTCGACACTCAAGCACAAACAAGCGTACCCGAAACGGCAGGCAAACTGCCCGCGTTGAATACTTGGTTCCAATATAAGGTAAACGGACAAAACGTCGGCAACATATTGATGCCGCAAAACGGCCGTCTGGCTTTTCTCGGCCAAGCCGTTGCCCGCGCAATCAACGCCCTGCATCGAAGCCGGACGGCGCAAGAATTGGAATTGCCGCGGTGGACGCAAGAAAGCGAACTCGAAATCTTGCGCGACCGCCTGACAAAGGCGCAAACCACTCTGCCGCAATGGGCAAAACGCATCGCAAACGTATTAGGCCGATGCGAAACTTTGGCGCAGCACTTGTCAGAAACGCCGTTCGTAACCGTACACCGGGATTTTTATCAAGACCAGATACTTGAACGTTACGGCCGCCCCGGCCACATTGTATTGCTGGATTTCGATTTGCTCTGCCAGGGTCATGCGGCATTAGATGCAGGCAACTATATTGCACATATTCAAGAGCTTGCATTACGGCTATATGGCGGTATTGATGCACTGAAAGCCCATGAGGACGCATTTTTGCGGCAATTTCTGGCAGGCAGCGAAACCGCCAAGCGAAAAGAAGTGGACATTTATACCACCCTCAGTCTGGCCCGTCATATTTATATCAGCACATTATTTGACAACCGCAAACACACCACCGAAACATTACTAAAAATGTGTGAATCACGACTGCATTCACAAACAAACAAAGTATGA
- a CDS encoding glycosyltransferase encodes MPNILKNRNTAPRIAFYSHDTMGLGHVRRNMLLAQSVLEAHPDADVLLLSGVRESGAFKLPQGADSVTLPTYFKTSEGKYIPRSLGNDITRLVKIRKEIISAALDAFEPDIVIIDNVPRGAMNELDNILPELASRGTHIILGVRDIIDEPEAVLNQWEKLKNIEIIRLYFSEIWVYGDPNLYDFIKEYRLPEDICEKLRYVGYLDQTRRNETRGLDNIISEVKSPYALCAVGGGQDGFELARAFVQARLPEGWNGLLIAGALMPGQQREQLHALAGARQDIKVIDFVPEPLKIMRNAECIISMGGYNTTTEILSFNKRALIVPRIIPRTEQWIRASRLAEMGVIDCLHPKDLTPQVLSEWLASRKTKLNARDVLRFDGLDRIVNEIQAILHNNNAN; translated from the coding sequence ATGCCGAATATATTAAAAAATAGAAACACGGCACCCAGAATTGCATTCTATTCGCACGATACCATGGGATTGGGACATGTCCGACGCAATATGTTGCTGGCGCAATCGGTATTGGAAGCCCATCCCGACGCCGACGTTCTGCTCTTGTCGGGCGTCCGCGAATCCGGCGCGTTCAAACTTCCCCAAGGAGCCGACAGCGTAACATTGCCGACTTATTTTAAAACATCGGAAGGGAAATATATCCCCCGCTCGTTAGGTAATGATATTACGCGGCTGGTAAAGATCAGAAAGGAAATCATCAGTGCTGCTTTAGACGCGTTCGAACCGGACATCGTCATTATCGACAATGTACCGCGCGGCGCAATGAACGAGCTGGACAATATCCTCCCCGAGCTGGCCAGCCGCGGTACGCACATTATTTTAGGCGTCAGGGATATTATCGACGAACCGGAAGCCGTACTTAATCAATGGGAAAAACTGAAAAATATTGAAATCATCCGTTTATACTTTTCCGAAATCTGGGTTTACGGCGACCCTAACCTATATGATTTCATTAAAGAATACCGATTACCTGAAGACATCTGCGAGAAGCTGCGCTATGTAGGCTATCTCGACCAAACCCGCCGCAACGAAACCCGCGGCCTCGATAATATTATTTCCGAGGTCAAGTCGCCTTACGCATTATGCGCGGTCGGCGGCGGGCAGGACGGTTTCGAACTTGCCAGAGCCTTTGTTCAGGCACGATTGCCTGAAGGCTGGAACGGTTTGCTGATTGCGGGCGCATTGATGCCCGGACAGCAGCGCGAACAACTCCATGCTTTGGCCGGGGCGCGTCAGGATATTAAGGTAATCGATTTCGTACCCGAACCCTTAAAAATCATGCGAAACGCCGAATGTATCATTTCAATGGGCGGATACAACACGACGACCGAGATTTTGTCTTTCAACAAGCGCGCCCTGATTGTGCCCCGCATCATACCGAGGACCGAACAATGGATTCGCGCCTCCCGCCTGGCGGAAATGGGCGTCATCGACTGCCTGCATCCGAAAGATTTGACGCCGCAAGTACTGAGCGAGTGGCTGGCTTCCAGAAAAACAAAACTGAATGCGCGCGACGTATTACGTTTTGACGGCTTGGACCGAATAGTGAACGAAATTCAAGCCATTCTTCACAATAACAACGCCAACTAA